One window of Acidobacteriota bacterium genomic DNA carries:
- the typA gene encoding translational GTPase TypA: MIETNKIRNIAIIAHVDHGKTTLVDAMLQQSHVYRDNETIVDRVMDSMDLERERGITIMAKNTSVHYGDHKINIVDTPGHADFGGEVERVLKMVDGIVLLVDAAEGCLPQTRFVLRKALELNLPAIALVNKIDRQDARPDEVVDEIYDLFIDLGANEEQIEFPILYSISRDGIAKKNLADDSKDLQPLFDQILETVPAPHEIRNDTLQLLVANIDYNPFVGRLAIGRIFSGEIAKNQEVIVSKRDGTTQKTRVKELYIFEGLERQTTDRAGVGEIVALAGFDDINIGETITLVDNPRPLPVIAVDEPTIAMIFGVNTSPFSGTEGKYVTSRQIKDRLEKELLGNVALRVAETDSPDSFKVSGRGELQLSILIEMMRREGYELQVSKPEVITRKGENGETQEPIELVVIDVPEEFIGVVTEALGRRKGQMTKMINNGSGRVRLEYEVPSRGLIGFRGEFLTETKGTGLLNTMFLRFDRWQGDLKGRGTGSLVADRIGEATTYALYALQERGSLFIKPQTKVYEGMIVGENARFVDLDVNAIKEKKLTNMRTTSTDEAMRLVPVKDLSLEQALEFIADDELVEVTPKSIRLRKRVLKPNERPKK, from the coding sequence ATGATTGAAACAAACAAGATCAGAAACATCGCGATCATCGCGCACGTCGACCACGGCAAGACGACCCTCGTCGACGCTATGCTTCAGCAATCGCACGTCTACCGTGACAACGAAACAATCGTTGACCGCGTGATGGACTCGATGGACCTCGAACGCGAGCGCGGCATCACGATCATGGCCAAAAACACTTCGGTGCATTACGGCGATCACAAGATCAACATCGTCGATACGCCGGGCCACGCAGATTTCGGCGGCGAGGTCGAGCGCGTTCTGAAGATGGTCGACGGCATTGTTCTGCTGGTAGACGCCGCCGAGGGATGTTTGCCGCAAACCCGATTCGTTCTGCGCAAGGCGCTTGAACTCAATCTCCCGGCGATCGCGCTCGTCAACAAGATCGACCGCCAGGACGCGCGGCCTGATGAGGTCGTCGATGAGATCTACGACCTTTTCATCGATCTCGGAGCGAACGAGGAACAGATCGAGTTCCCGATCCTGTACTCGATCTCCCGCGACGGGATCGCTAAAAAGAACCTCGCGGACGATTCGAAAGACCTTCAACCCCTGTTCGATCAGATCCTCGAAACCGTTCCCGCGCCGCACGAGATCCGCAATGACACGCTCCAGCTTCTGGTCGCGAATATCGACTACAATCCATTCGTCGGACGCCTTGCGATCGGCCGCATTTTTTCGGGTGAGATCGCCAAGAACCAGGAGGTCATCGTTTCGAAACGCGATGGCACGACGCAGAAAACGCGCGTCAAGGAGCTCTACATATTTGAAGGTCTTGAACGGCAGACCACCGATCGCGCGGGCGTCGGCGAGATCGTCGCGCTGGCCGGATTCGACGACATCAACATCGGCGAGACGATCACGCTCGTCGACAATCCGCGGCCGTTGCCGGTGATCGCCGTCGATGAACCGACGATCGCGATGATCTTCGGCGTCAACACGTCGCCCTTTTCGGGAACGGAAGGAAAATACGTCACCTCCCGGCAGATCAAGGATCGCCTTGAAAAAGAACTGCTCGGAAACGTCGCGCTCCGCGTCGCGGAGACCGATTCGCCCGACAGTTTCAAGGTTTCGGGACGCGGCGAACTCCAGTTGTCGATCCTCATCGAAATGATGCGGCGCGAGGGCTACGAACTTCAGGTTTCAAAGCCGGAAGTAATCACACGCAAAGGCGAGAACGGAGAAACGCAAGAACCGATCGAACTCGTCGTGATCGACGTTCCGGAAGAGTTTATCGGCGTCGTCACCGAGGCGCTCGGCCGCCGCAAAGGCCAGATGACGAAGATGATCAACAACGGCTCGGGACGCGTCCGGCTCGAGTACGAAGTTCCTTCGCGCGGGCTGATCGGATTCCGGGGCGAGTTTTTGACGGAAACCAAGGGAACGGGTCTGCTCAACACGATGTTCTTGCGGTTTGATCGCTGGCAGGGCGATCTCAAGGGACGCGGAACCGGATCGCTGGTCGCGGACCGGATCGGCGAGGCGACGACCTATGCTCTGTATGCGCTTCAGGAACGCGGATCGCTGTTCATCAAGCCGCAGACGAAGGTTTACGAAGGAATGATCGTCGGCGAGAACGCGCGATTCGTCGATCTCGACGTCAATGCGATCAAGGAAAAGAAGCTGACGAATATGCGCACGACATCGACCGACGAAGCGATGCGGCTCGTTCCGGTGAAAGATCTTTCGCTCGAACAGGCGCTCGAATTCATCGCCGACGACGAACTGGTCGAGGTCACGCCGAAATCGATCCGGCTTCGCAAACGTGTCCTTAAGCCGAACGAACGCCCGAAGAAATAG
- a CDS encoding STAS domain-containing protein, with protein sequence MLEIQERQNGEMTVLDLEGNIIMGGGSARLRDEIKRLIGEDKTDILLNLEKVKYIDSSGAGEILAGVGSLSELGGHLKLTNLMPKVKEVLTLSSILPILEVYDDETSAAAG encoded by the coding sequence ATGCTCGAAATACAGGAACGACAGAACGGTGAGATGACGGTGCTCGATCTCGAAGGCAACATCATTATGGGCGGCGGTTCGGCACGGCTTCGCGACGAGATAAAACGGCTCATCGGCGAGGACAAAACGGACATTCTGCTGAACCTCGAGAAAGTGAAGTACATCGACTCAAGCGGCGCCGGAGAAATTTTGGCGGGTGTCGGCTCATTGAGCGAACTCGGCGGTCATCTCAAACTCACAAATTTAATGCCGAAGGTCAAAGAGGTCCTGACGCTGAGCAGCATCTTGCCGATCCTCGAAGTTTACGACGACGAAACCAGCGCCGCTGCCGGCTAG